The region TCCAGTTCGCAACAGCTTCTATTGAAAAGCATTATAGCGTGCACGAACGAATGCGCTACCAAAATTCAAAAATTAACATCTAGCTATCATCATATCGTTTGGAAGCGGACTCAGCTATCCAATTGACCCAGGCCTACAGATTTGCCAGCATGAGACGAGTTCGATGAGCATGGACCAATTGAAATTCTCGATAAGTACTATGCTCTAGCATCAATATCAACTGATCTGGACGCAGCAAGGTACCATCATTACGACAACTGCCAATATAGCGAAGCGAAGCAACAGGAGCACTGTCTCCAGGGTTGATGTTGTCTAGAACCAGTTCATACAGGCGATCGCGCAGATTAACCGCCTGAACTTTTCCAGATTTGGTTTTATGTTCTGTCCAAATTACTTGAGTAGAAAGCACAGTTTCAATCCAATGCTGCCAGTCTGCTCTACTTGGTAAAGCTTCTGAAGTATCCAATTGAATCGCCTCAACTGTAATGAGATATTCAGCCCGGTCTAACACTTGAGTTGCTGCAGGTGCATTACGATCGACCTCCTCAACTTGGTAAATGGGAATCCCCGGAGGCAGTTCCTCTGCCAACCGAGATTGAAACACACTAGGTTCCATCACTTCTGTCAATTCAAAATCAACAATTTCTCCAGAACTCGTTGTTCCCAGTGGCAATGCATTAGCAGGAATAATGCGAGGTCCAGGATGAAACCCCCCACTAAACGAAATGGGCAACGATGCCCGCCGCACCGCCCGATCAAATAGCCGCATCAAGTCAAGATGGCTCAGATACGCCATTTCGCCCAGTTTCCCTAACCAGACACGCAGACGCTGGGCACGAGCTTGATTAGGGATAAACTGCCCCTCAAAAGGAGGAATGCTGGGAGGAGGCACGACAATATTATGTCCAAAGTCAAGTCCACAAACCCCACAATGAGAACAACCGTCAAACGAGCAGTCTGGAACTGTTGCAGCGGCAAGTGCTCGTTGCAAATCTTCCTTAAGCCATTGTTTATCAATTCCAGTATCCAGATGATCCCAGGGTAAAGGAGCATCGTAGGCGGATGGTGTCTGGCTGCTGATGTCTGCGGCCTGAGTAACCGATGCTTGCTCAGATACTCCTGCAACTTGTGTCTGCACATCAAACACATTCCATTCACCCTGTTCCACCTGGCGATATTTCCAGGTGAGTTCAGACTCGGCGATCGCCTGCGTCCAGGCGGCAAATGCCCGATCTAAACTTTCCCACCAGGAGTCCATTCCAGCGCCCAATTCCCAAGCGCGACGAACCACGGCTGCCAGACGGCGATCGCCTCGTCCCACAAAGTCTTCCATCGCCGAAATCCGCACATCAGTAAAGTTGGCTTTCAAACCTCGAATACCCCGAAATGCATCTTTCAATAATGCCTGTTTACGTTCAAATTCAGCCGTGGAAACAGAATGCCACTGAAACGGTGTGTGCGGTTTAGGGGTGAAGTTGGAAATAGTGAGATTGAAATTTATTGGTTTTCTGCCTCGAATCCGGCATTCCTGTTGGAGCCAGCGCACAGTTTCTGCAATGCCCAATACATCCACATCCGTTTCGCCAGGTAGCCCAATCATGAAGTAGAGCTTTACCCGATCCCACCCCTGCTCATAAGCAGTTTTAATACCTCGGAGCAGTTCTTCGTTGGTCAATCCTTTATTGATGATGTCTCGCAGGCGTTGGGTGCCTGCCTCCGGCGCAAAGGTTAAGCCAGTGTTGCGGGTGCCGCCCAGAATGTTGGCGATAGTTTCATCAAAGCGATCAACCCGCTGGCTGGGCAGTGAGAGGGAAATATTTTCGTCCTTTAAACGATTTTTGATTTCCATCCCAACAGCTGGGAGTGCCAGGTAATCAGAACAACTGAGAGACAATAGCGAAAATTCGTTATACCCGGTTGCCCGCATTCCTTCCACGATCGCATCAATCACGGCGGCGGGTTCTACATCCCGGGCAGGGCGGGTTAGCATTCCTGGTTGGCAAAAGCGACAACCCCGTGTACAACCGCGCCGAATTTCTACCGTCAAGCGATCGTGCACAGTTTGCACGTAGGGAACCAGCCCAATAGCATATGCCGGAATCGGAGTGGCCACGCGGCGCAAAATCCGCCCAGGCACATCGGCTCGGTTGGGATGAACTGAACCATCGGGTGCCATAGCATAGAACTGCGGCACATAGACTCCTGGCACCTGAGCCAGATCAAGCAACAGGTCTTCACGACTCAAGCCATTTATTTTACATTCTTCAAGTACCAAACCGATTTCTGGAAGTAGTTCTTCCCCATCCCCCAGGGCAAAGAAATCAAAGAAATCAGCGTAGGGTTCTGGATTGGAAGTTGCCGTTTGTCCACCTGCAAAAATCAGAGGATAGGGCTGTGAGCTAGTTTGACGTTCCTGCCAGGTGAGTGGAATCCCAGCCAAGCTCAGCATTTCTAGAATGTTTGTGGCTCCCAGTTCATAGCTGAGGCTAAATCCTAAAATGTCGAATTCAAGTAATGGGCGGCGAGTTTCTACTGCAAATAGCGGGGTGTTGGTTGCTCGAAGTTTGGCTGCTAAATCGGATCCAGGCAGGTAGGCGCGATCGCATAATTGACGCGGTTGGGCATTCAAGATGTTGTAAAGAATGATGTGCCCCAAATTGGACGAACCTACTTCATACACCTCTGGATAGATAAGTGACCAACGCACAGTCGATTCTTCCCAGGGTTTGTGCACTGCCCCCAGTTCGTTCCCTAGATACCGTGCAGGGCGCAAAATATCAGGAGTCAGTAGGGTTTCAACCGCAACTGCCACACCAACCAACCTTGTAAAACTACACTCAACACGCCCAGTATACTGAAATCCAGTCTGGACGTGCTTTGATAGCCAAACCAAATTTAGTAATTAAGCGGCGATCGCAATGGGTGCCAAAATCTCAGCGTCTTTTCCACGAGGAACCGCTTGTCTCCAGGCTGTAATACCGCCAGAGAGAACGACAAGATTTAAACCAGTGCATTGAAGTTTCTGATATGCCCGAATCGCTCCAGGACAGATTTCACAATACAAAACAATCGTTGGATCTGGCTGTCCGGGTTGTGAGTAGGCTCTGGCGATTCTCTCGATGATTTGAATGCCCTGCCCTGCCTGGATTTCCTCCAACGGAACAAGCAAACTTTGACCAATGTGGTCTTGGGCATACTCCTCTGGTGATCGCACATCAATCAAAATAATTGGCTTTAGATTTCCGGCTTCTAAATCGTTGACCGTAACCTTGTGGGCTGAGAGGGTAGCAATAAAAGTTGGAAGCAGCATAAGTTAGGCTATTCGGCAAGGTGAAGACTGCAAAAAAAGACACACAAGCAAAAACAAATAGCGTGACAAACCACTGTTTGTGTTGCGTAGAGAGAATTACAATTTTTCAGGAGTATTCACCCATGCTGAACTAGCAGAACCATAAATTGGAGACAAGACTTCAGCATCTTTAGAGGAGGGAACTGCTTCACGCCACGAGTTAATCCCCCCTGACAAAACAACCAAATTCAACCCTTGATCTTTCAAATTCTGGTATGCCTCGATCGAGCGAGGTCCAGATTGGCAATACAACACAATCGTAGGCTGAGGCTGATTTGGCTTGGA is a window of Leptolyngbyaceae cyanobacterium JSC-12 DNA encoding:
- a CDS encoding radical SAM-linked protein/radical SAM family uncharacterized protein (IMG reference gene:2510096999~PFAM: Uncharacterized protein conserved in bacteria (DUF2344); Radical SAM superfamily~TIGRFAM: radical SAM family uncharacterized protein; radical SAM-linked protein); amino-acid sequence: MAVAVETLLTPDILRPARYLGNELGAVHKPWEESTVRWSLIYPEVYEVGSSNLGHIILYNILNAQPRQLCDRAYLPGSDLAAKLRATNTPLFAVETRRPLLEFDILGFSLSYELGATNILEMLSLAGIPLTWQERQTSSQPYPLIFAGGQTATSNPEPYADFFDFFALGDGEELLPEIGLVLEECKINGLSREDLLLDLAQVPGVYVPQFYAMAPDGSVHPNRADVPGRILRRVATPIPAYAIGLVPYVQTVHDRLTVEIRRGCTRGCRFCQPGMLTRPARDVEPAAVIDAIVEGMRATGYNEFSLLSLSCSDYLALPAVGMEIKNRLKDENISLSLPSQRVDRFDETIANILGGTRNTGLTFAPEAGTQRLRDIINKGLTNEELLRGIKTAYEQGWDRVKLYFMIGLPGETDVDVLGIAETVRWLQQECRIRGRKPINFNLTISNFTPKPHTPFQWHSVSTAEFERKQALLKDAFRGIRGLKANFTDVRISAMEDFVGRGDRRLAAVVRRAWELGAGMDSWWESLDRAFAAWTQAIAESELTWKYRQVEQGEWNVFDVQTQVAGVSEQASVTQAADISSQTPSAYDAPLPWDHLDTGIDKQWLKEDLQRALAAATVPDCSFDGCSHCGVCGLDFGHNIVVPPPSIPPFEGQFIPNQARAQRLRVWLGKLGEMAYLSHLDLMRLFDRAVRRASLPISFSGGFHPGPRIIPANALPLGTTSSGEIVDFELTEVMEPSVFQSRLAEELPPGIPIYQVEEVDRNAPAATQVLDRAEYLITVEAIQLDTSEALPSRADWQHWIETVLSTQVIWTEHKTKSGKVQAVNLRDRLYELVLDNINPGDSAPVASLRYIGSCRNDGTLLRPDQLILMLEHSTYREFQLVHAHRTRLMLANL
- a CDS encoding Rhodanese-related sulfurtransferase (IMG reference gene:2510097000~PFAM: Rhodanese-like domain), whose amino-acid sequence is MLLPTFIATLSAHKVTVNDLEAGNLKPIILIDVRSPEEYAQDHIGQSLLVPLEEIQAGQGIQIIERIARAYSQPGQPDPTIVLYCEICPGAIRAYQKLQCTGLNLVVLSGGITAWRQAVPRGKDAEILAPIAIAA